A single window of Malus sylvestris chromosome 5, drMalSylv7.2, whole genome shotgun sequence DNA harbors:
- the LOC126622178 gene encoding pyruvate kinase isozyme A, chloroplastic-like, which translates to MAVADHSIHTCFGVKANNPSANLQKTVFGVPVLHHGVSCIGKELKRKIGGGGVQAVQVGLAAAESLKSLKSLDLDVVSERELREKGFLGLRKTKLVCTIGPACSSVEDLEKLVLGGMNVARLNMCHNTREWHRDVIRKIKRLNEEKGFSVSVMIDTEGTQIHVVDHGAPSSLKVQEDSIWLFTTEKFEGSLPFTVQANYEGFSDGIKEGDELVIDGGMACFEVIEKLGSDLRCKCTDPGLFLPRAKFSFWRDGKLVERNYDLPTLSTKDWSDIEFGISEGVNFIAMSFVNDAESVKHLKNYLITKSAKSTRVLAKIESLEALQNLEEIIKASDGIMIARVDLGVEIPLEQIPTVQEEITNVSRQLNKPVIVASQFLESMIEYPTPTRAEVADVSEAVRQYADALMLAGESAIGLFGEKALSVLQTTSSRMETWSRVENQQGSLLQRQLGVSLPDRIAEQICNSAVEMANSLAVDAIFVYTKHGHMASLLSRNRPNPPIFAFTNDESTRMALNLQWGVIPLLVDLSDDMESNISSTIHLIKSKGLVKQGDWVLVVSDVTPSRATPMAFQSIQVTNMNQLGQITNKNAPFRDCQASRLAAKCVELFKKIIYVLPGGKKLEKELKYLENGGLSEFILMGFMYICGSLLNVILARG; encoded by the exons ATGGCGGTCGCGGACCATTCGATCCATACGTGTTTTGGTGTCAAAGCCAATAACCCAAGTGCCAATTTACAGAAAACTGTTTTTGGTGTGCCCGTTTTGCACCATGGGGTGTCCTGTATTGGGAAGGAAttgaaaaggaaaattggtggtggtggagtgCAGGCGGTGCAAGTGGGTTTGGCGGCGGCAGAGAGTTTGAAAAGTTTGAAGAGTTTGGATCTTGATGTGGTGTCGGAGAGGGAGTTGAGGGAGAAGGGGTTTTTGGGGTTGAGGAAGACCAAACTTGTGTGCACAATTGGGCCGGCGTGTTCTTCTGTGGAGGATTTGGAGAAGTTGGTTTTGGGAGGGATGAATGTGGCAAGGCTGAATATGTGTCACAACACGCGGGAGTGGCACCGCGACGTCATTAGGAAGATCAAGAGGTTGAATGAGGAGAAGGGGTTTTCTGTTTCTGTTATGATCGATACCGAAGGTACTCAGATTCATGTTGTTGATCATGGAGCTCCATCGTCTCTTAAAGTTCAG GAGGATTCAATCTGGCTATTTACCACTGAAAAATTTGAGGGTTCGCTTCCATTCACAGTACAAGCAAATTATGAAGGTTTTTCTGATG GTATCAAAGAGGGTGATGAGCTTGTTATTGATGGAGGAATGGCATGCTTTGAAGTCATTGAAAAATTAGGAAGCGACCTGCGTTGTAAGTGCACAGACCCCGGTCTATTCCTGCCTCGAGCCAAATTCAGCTTTTGGAGAGATGGGAAGCTTGTGGAGAGGAACTATGACCTCCCAACTCTGTCTACTAAG GATTGGTCTGACATTGAATTCGGAATCTCTGAAGGCGTCAATTTTATTGCCATGTCATTTGTAAATGACGCTGAATCTGTGAAGCATTTGAAGAATTACCTCATCACCAAATCAGCCAA ATCCACAAGAGTTTTGGCAAAGATTGAGAGTTTGGAAGCCCTTCAGAATTTGGAAGAAATTATAAAGGCTTCTGATGGAATCATGATTGCGCGAGTTGACCTTGGAGTTGAGATCCCACTTGAACAGATTCCAACAGTCCAAGAGGAAATAACCAATGTCTCCAGGCAGTTAAACAAGCCGGTAATTGTAGCTTCTCAGTTTCTTGAGTCAATGATTGAATACCCAACTCCAACGCGTGCTGAG GTTGCAGATGTTTCTGAAGCTGTTCGACAATATGCAGATGCATTGATGTTGGCCGGGGAATCAGCAATTGGATTATTTGGAGAGAAGGCTCTTTCTGTTCTTCAAACGACCAGTAGTAGAATGGAAACATGGAGTCGTGTGGAAAACCAGCAAGGTTCTCTCCTTCAGCGCCAACTAGGAGTCTCGTTGCCTGACCGCATTGCTGAGCAGATATGCAATTCAGCTGTTGAAATGG CTAACAGCCTTGCTGTGGATGCAATCTTTGTTTACACCAAGCATGGGCACATGGCATCGCTCTTGTCACGAAACAGACCAAACCCTCCCATATTTGCTTTCACAAACGATGAAAGCACCCGTATGGCTCTGAATTTGCAGTGGGGAGTGATCCCTCTTCTTGTTGATCTATCGGATGATATGGAGTCTAACATATCAAGCACCATCCATCTCATAAAATCAAAGGGATTGGTGAAACAAGGAGATTGGGTCTTGGTGGTCTCGGATGTCACTCCTTCCCGCGCTACTCCGATGGCATTCCAATCAATCCAG GTTACCAACATGAACCAACTTGGCCAGATTACAAATAAAAACGCCCCGTTTCGTGACTGCCAAGCCTCCCGCCTTGCTGCTAAGTGTGTCGAGCTCTTCAAGAAGATCATTTACGTACTGCCTGGTGGGAAGAAGCTTGAGAAGGAGCTGAAATACTTGGAGAATGGCGGTTTAAGCGAATTTATTTTGATGGGTTTTATGTATATTTGTGGGTCACTTTTGAATGTTATCCTAGCCCGGGGTTAG